The window GTCAAATATCATCATGAGTGGAACCCCGGTCGAGAATGTTTATGCCGCGTTCGAAACAGCGAAAGAGTATGGGAAATATAATAATAATTTTAGTAATACATTGAGCTCAAATCAATTTCATCATGAAAAGGTTACTGATATATCTAACCAAAGTTTTTCATGAGAAGTGTTCAGTGTAAATCCATTCAGGGTAAGTATTTTTTTCGGAGACTGTAATAATTACATTATAAGAGATTAAAAATATGCCAAATAATTTATTAACTAAACCAGTTGAACCGGATTTTGAAGCATTGCGAAATAATATTTTGCGTAAAGGAACACCAACCCGGGTCCATTATATGGAATTGTATCAAGATAATGAAATAAAAGATGCAGTAGTTGCCCGATATGATTTGGAGAATAAATTAGATAAAAATGATAAGTATTATCGCTATCAACGTGAGGTATTAATCCAAAAATTTCTCGGTTATGATATTGTTTGTGGTGCACTTGAGCCGCCAGTGATATATCCAAATTTTATCACCGCACCAAAATCGCAAGATACAACGGCAATTATAAACCAAAATCGAGGAGAACGAATCTGGGCAAATGAACATCAGGGTCCAATTCAAACCTGGGAAGATTTCGAAAAATATCAATGGCCAGATGTCAATAAACTTGATTTATCATCGTTAGATTGGGCAAATAAAAATCTTGAGCCAAATATGAAAGTCTATCTACCGACACACTCAATTTATGAACTCGGGTCTGCATTATTTGGTTATGAGCAACTATGTTACAAAATGTATGATGAGCCTGAATTAGTCGATGCTGTTTTTGCAAAAGTCGGTGAGAATCGTTTGAAACTAGCAGAAGTATATTGCGATTACGATTGTGTTGGGATGTTGTTTGGTGGAGATGATATGGGATTTAAGACTGGTTTATTAATGCCGAAACAATTTTTACTAGAGAAAGTTTTACCGTGGTATAAAAAAATGGCAGAGGTTGCGCATAATAAGAATAAATTGATAATACTCCATTCATGTGGAAATATTGAACCATTAATGGACTCGTTGATTAATGAGGTAAAGCTTGATGGCCGCCATTCGTTTGAAGATGTTATAACACCGGTAACAGAAGCAAAACGTTTGTATGGTAATCGGATCGCGATTATTGGGGGTATCGATATGAATTTTATTTGTACGGCAACCGAATCAGAGATTCGTAAGCGTGTGAGGCAAACGTTAGATATCTGTCAACCCGGTGGCGGATATTGTTTAGGCACCGGCAATACTGTAGCAAATTATATTCCGTTAGAAAACTATTTAATTATGTTGGATGAAGGTAGGAAATATACCAGTTAATAGCTTATATAGGTTTCGATAATGCAAAAACAAGATTTTACTAAACATAATGAAGAAGTTAAACAGGTGTGGGATGCCTATCGAGCCGGAAAAC is drawn from bacterium and contains these coding sequences:
- a CDS encoding uroporphyrinogen-III decarboxylase-like protein, which gives rise to MPNNLLTKPVEPDFEALRNNILRKGTPTRVHYMELYQDNEIKDAVVARYDLENKLDKNDKYYRYQREVLIQKFLGYDIVCGALEPPVIYPNFITAPKSQDTTAIINQNRGERIWANEHQGPIQTWEDFEKYQWPDVNKLDLSSLDWANKNLEPNMKVYLPTHSIYELGSALFGYEQLCYKMYDEPELVDAVFAKVGENRLKLAEVYCDYDCVGMLFGGDDMGFKTGLLMPKQFLLEKVLPWYKKMAEVAHNKNKLIILHSCGNIEPLMDSLINEVKLDGRHSFEDVITPVTEAKRLYGNRIAIIGGIDMNFICTATESEIRKRVRQTLDICQPGGGYCLGTGNTVANYIPLENYLIMLDEGRKYTS